From Pseudomonas hefeiensis, one genomic window encodes:
- a CDS encoding glyoxalase superfamily protein translates to MSFGKTTPILRIFDETKALAFYVDFLGFTLDWQHRFGDDFPLYLQVSRDGCVLHLSEHHGDCTPGSALRIETDELEAFQAQLLAKQYPFAHPHIQAMPWGSQDMTVVDPFGNRLVFTNAISV, encoded by the coding sequence ATGAGCTTCGGTAAAACCACCCCGATCCTGCGGATCTTCGATGAAACCAAGGCATTGGCGTTCTATGTCGATTTCCTGGGCTTTACCCTCGACTGGCAACATCGCTTTGGTGACGACTTTCCGCTGTACCTGCAAGTCTCCCGCGACGGATGCGTGTTGCACCTGTCCGAACACCATGGCGACTGCACCCCGGGCTCGGCGCTGCGTATCGAAACGGATGAACTGGAAGCTTTCCAGGCGCAACTGCTCGCCAAGCAATACCCCTTCGCCCACCCCCATATCCAGGCCATGCCGTGGGGCAGCCAGGACATGACGGTGGTCGATCCGTTTGGCAATCGATTGGTGTTTACCAATGCGATTAGTGTGTAA
- a CDS encoding N-acyl-D-amino-acid deacylase family protein, translated as MLYDTLIRNARVIDGSNTPGYSADVAIRAGRIERIADLRDARAIEEIDAAGCVLAPGFIDVHTHDDTVVIRQPQMLPKLSQGVTTVIVGNCGISASPVSLRGEPPDPMNLLGAAQAFAYPRFEDYRAAVEAATPAVNVAALVGHTALRSNHMDDLLRTASVGEITAMRQQLRESLEAGALGLSTGLAYANAFSASTDEVMQLTQELSAFGAVYTTHLRSEFEPVLEAMDEAFQIGRHAQSPVIISHLKCAGAGNWGRSPQVLAALENAAKTHPVGCDCYPYAASSSTLDLKQVTDAHRITITWSTAHPHMGGRDLADIAAEWEVPLLDAARRLQPAGAVYYGMDEGDVRRILAHPLSMVGSDGLPEDPFPHPRLWGAFPRVLGHFSRDVGLFPLHIAVHKMTGLSAARFGLKQRGEIREGHWADLVLFNPHTIRDVADFNEPQRAAEGIDGVWVNGVLSYREGQANGRREGRFLAREGDLRQGFSPSNGV; from the coding sequence ATGCTGTACGACACGCTTATCCGCAACGCACGGGTCATTGATGGCAGCAACACCCCCGGTTACAGCGCCGACGTGGCGATCCGCGCCGGTCGCATCGAGCGCATCGCCGACCTGCGCGATGCCCGGGCAATTGAAGAGATCGATGCCGCCGGCTGTGTGCTGGCGCCAGGGTTCATCGATGTGCACACCCACGACGACACGGTGGTCATTCGTCAGCCGCAGATGCTGCCCAAACTCAGCCAGGGCGTGACCACGGTGATCGTCGGCAATTGCGGCATCAGCGCTTCACCGGTGAGCCTGCGGGGCGAGCCGCCGGACCCGATGAACTTGCTTGGCGCGGCCCAAGCGTTCGCCTATCCGCGTTTCGAAGATTATCGTGCGGCGGTGGAGGCAGCCACGCCGGCGGTCAACGTGGCGGCGCTGGTGGGGCACACGGCGCTGCGCAGCAACCACATGGACGATTTGTTGCGCACAGCCAGCGTGGGAGAAATCACCGCCATGCGTCAGCAACTGCGCGAAAGCCTGGAGGCCGGCGCGCTGGGGTTGTCCACCGGCCTGGCCTACGCCAACGCATTTTCGGCCTCCACCGACGAAGTCATGCAACTGACCCAGGAGCTGAGCGCATTCGGTGCGGTCTACACCACCCACCTGCGCAGCGAATTCGAACCGGTGCTCGAGGCCATGGACGAGGCGTTCCAGATCGGCCGTCACGCCCAAAGCCCGGTGATCATTTCCCACCTTAAATGCGCGGGTGCCGGTAACTGGGGGCGAAGTCCGCAGGTGCTCGCGGCGCTGGAGAATGCGGCGAAAACCCACCCGGTCGGTTGTGACTGCTATCCCTATGCGGCCAGTTCCTCGACCCTGGATCTCAAACAAGTGACCGATGCCCATCGCATCACCATCACCTGGTCGACGGCTCATCCGCACATGGGCGGCCGCGACCTGGCTGACATCGCCGCCGAATGGGAAGTGCCGCTGCTCGATGCAGCGCGGCGCCTGCAACCGGCCGGCGCGGTGTACTACGGCATGGACGAAGGCGACGTACGACGAATCCTCGCCCATCCGTTGTCCATGGTCGGCTCCGACGGTTTGCCGGAGGATCCGTTCCCGCATCCGCGCTTGTGGGGCGCTTTCCCGCGGGTACTGGGGCATTTCAGTCGTGACGTCGGGCTTTTCCCGCTGCACATCGCCGTACACAAAATGACCGGCCTGTCGGCGGCGCGCTTCGGCCTCAAGCAACGGGGTGAAATCCGTGAAGGCCATTGGGCGGACCTGGTGTTGTTCAATCCACACACCATTCGCGACGTGGCCGATTTCAACGAACCTCAACGGGCTGCCGAAGGGATTGATGGCGTGTGGGTCAATGGTGTCTTGAGCTATCGTGAAGGGCAGGCGAACGGGCGCCGGGAAGGGCGGTTCCTGGCGCGCGAGGGCGATCTGCGCCAGGGGTTCAGTCCATCGAATGGCGTTTAA
- a CDS encoding methyl-accepting chemotaxis protein yields MGVTLRDLISGIRDGVTQIASAAEELSAVTEQTSAGVNSQKVETDQVATAMHEMTATVQEVARNAEEASQAAAAADGEARAGDQVVNEAIAQIERLASEVERSTDAMTVLQQESDKIGSVMDVIKAVAEQTNLLALNAAIEAARAGEAGRGFAVVADEVRGLAQRTQKSTEEIEGLVAGLQNGTQQVAAVMNNSRSLTDSSVALTRKAGVSLENITRTVSNIQSMNQQIAAAAEEQSAVAEEISRSIINVRDVSEQTAAASEETAASSVELARLGNQLQMMVSHFRV; encoded by the coding sequence ATGGGCGTGACCCTGCGCGACTTGATCAGCGGCATCCGTGATGGCGTGACTCAGATCGCCAGCGCCGCCGAAGAACTGTCCGCGGTGACCGAGCAGACCAGCGCCGGGGTCAACAGCCAGAAAGTCGAGACCGATCAGGTGGCGACCGCCATGCACGAGATGACCGCCACGGTTCAGGAAGTCGCCCGCAACGCCGAAGAGGCGTCCCAGGCAGCCGCCGCCGCAGACGGTGAAGCCCGGGCCGGCGACCAGGTGGTCAACGAAGCCATCGCCCAGATCGAACGCCTGGCCAGTGAAGTGGAGCGTTCCACCGACGCCATGACCGTGCTGCAACAGGAAAGCGACAAGATCGGCAGCGTCATGGACGTGATCAAGGCCGTCGCCGAACAAACCAACCTGTTGGCCCTGAACGCGGCGATCGAAGCGGCGCGTGCCGGTGAAGCCGGTCGTGGCTTCGCGGTGGTTGCCGACGAAGTCCGTGGCCTGGCCCAGCGCACGCAGAAGTCCACCGAGGAAATCGAAGGGCTGGTGGCCGGTCTGCAGAATGGCACCCAACAAGTGGCCGCCGTGATGAACAATAGCCGCAGCCTCACCGACAGCAGCGTAGCCCTGACCCGCAAGGCCGGCGTATCACTGGAAAACATCACCCGCACGGTGTCGAACATCCAGTCGATGAACCAGCAGATCGCCGCCGCTGCCGAAGAACAAAGCGCCGTGGCCGAGGAGATCAGCCGCAGCATCATCAACGTGCGCGACGTGTCCGAACAGACCGCCGCCGCCAGCGAAGAAACCGCAGCGTCCAGTGTTGAACTGGCACGCTTGGGCAATCAGTTGCAGATGATGGTGAGTCACTTCCGGGTCTGA
- a CDS encoding MurR/RpiR family transcriptional regulator: protein MDILYQIRSRQDSFSAGEGRIARLMLDDVGFAASASLDELAQRAEVSSATLSRFARTVGCRDLRDLRLQLAQASGVGSRFLDPAGAPEQSAFYGQIVGDIETTLRQHLSAFEESRFSDAVRMLGKARMIHAFGLGGWSALCGEELQVRLVRFGYSIAACRDPVMMRITATSLSQEHLVIACSLTGITPELLGAVELARSYGAAILAITRADSPLARLADVVLPLQGAETSFIYKPTAARYGMLLAIDVLATELALAHPEDNQERLRRVKLALDDYRGGDDHLPLGD from the coding sequence ATGGACATCCTTTACCAGATTCGCTCCCGTCAGGATTCCTTCAGCGCCGGAGAAGGAAGAATCGCCCGGTTGATGCTCGACGACGTAGGGTTCGCCGCCTCGGCCAGCCTGGATGAACTGGCCCAGCGCGCCGAAGTCAGCAGCGCCACGCTGTCGCGTTTCGCCCGAACCGTTGGCTGCCGCGACCTGCGGGACTTGCGCCTGCAACTGGCTCAGGCCAGCGGCGTTGGCAGCCGGTTTCTCGACCCCGCCGGCGCGCCCGAGCAATCGGCGTTTTATGGGCAGATCGTCGGCGATATCGAGACGACCCTGCGTCAGCACCTGTCGGCATTCGAAGAGTCTCGGTTCAGCGACGCGGTGCGGATGCTCGGCAAGGCGCGGATGATTCATGCGTTCGGGCTCGGTGGTTGGTCGGCGTTGTGCGGTGAGGAGTTACAGGTACGGCTGGTGCGTTTTGGCTACTCGATTGCCGCCTGCCGGGATCCGGTGATGATGCGCATCACCGCCACGTCATTGAGCCAGGAGCATTTGGTCATCGCCTGTTCACTCACCGGCATCACCCCGGAACTGCTCGGCGCGGTTGAACTGGCGCGCAGTTATGGTGCGGCGATCCTGGCCATCACCCGTGCCGACTCGCCGTTGGCCCGGCTGGCCGATGTGGTGCTGCCCCTGCAAGGCGCCGAAACCTCGTTCATTTATAAGCCCACGGCGGCGCGCTACGGCATGCTGCTGGCTATCGATGTGCTCGCCACCGAGCTTGCACTGGCCCACCCCGAAGACAATCAAGAACGCCTGCGACGAGTCAAACTCGCCCTGGACGATTACCGCGGCGGCGACGATCACTTGCCGCTGGGAGACTGA
- the katG gene encoding catalase/peroxidase HPI translates to MANESKCPFNHAAGGGTTNRDWWPNQLNLKILHQHSPLSDPMGEDFNYTEAFKSLDFQALKNDLNALMTDSQDWWPADFGHYGPLFVRMAWHSAGTYRTGDGRGGAGSGQQRFAPLNSWPDNVSLDKARRLLWPIKQKYGRNISWADLIVLTGNVALESMGFKTFGFSGGRPDVWEPDEDVYWGSENKWLGGDTRYGKPDKAAMQDPGEGQLVAEPGNEESRTDLGRNLENPLAAVQMGLIYVNPEGPEGQPDPVAAGVDIRETFARMAMNDEETVALIAGGHAFGKTHGAGPADNVGAEPEAAGLEQQGLGWKNAFGTGKGPDTITSGLEVTWTTTPTRWSNNYLENLFGFEWELTKSPAGAHQWTPKNGAGAGIIPDAHDPAKRRNPTMLTTDLALRFDPIYEKISRRFLENPEQLSDAFARAWFKLIHRDMGPLSRYLGPELPNEELLWQDPIPAVDHTLVNDSDIAALKDKLLASGLSVSQLVSTAWAAASSFRGSDKRGGANGGRLRLAPQKDWPANQPEQLAPVLATLEKVRSEFNGAQSGGKKISLADLIVLAGSAGIEQAAKNAGFSVTVPFSPGRMDASQEQTDVESFGFLEPIADGFRNYLKGRYRVSAEALLIDKAQLLTLSAPEMTALIGGLRVLDTNVGQTRHGVFTQRPGALTNDFFVNLLDMGVEWKPLSDDQQTFEARDRKTGQAKWTGTRVDLVFGSNAQLRALAEVYASADAQEQFVSDFIAAWVKVMNLDRFDLG, encoded by the coding sequence ATGGCAAACGAATCGAAATGCCCGTTCAACCACGCCGCGGGTGGTGGCACCACGAACCGTGACTGGTGGCCCAACCAGCTGAACCTGAAGATCCTGCACCAGCACTCCCCGTTGTCCGACCCCATGGGCGAGGATTTCAACTACACCGAAGCATTCAAAAGCCTGGATTTCCAGGCCCTGAAAAATGACCTGAATGCGTTGATGACCGACTCCCAGGACTGGTGGCCGGCGGACTTCGGGCACTACGGGCCGCTCTTTGTCCGCATGGCCTGGCACAGCGCCGGCACCTACCGCACCGGTGACGGGCGCGGTGGCGCGGGCTCCGGCCAGCAGCGTTTTGCGCCTCTCAACAGTTGGCCGGACAACGTCAGCCTCGACAAGGCGCGCCGGCTGTTATGGCCGATCAAACAGAAATACGGTCGCAACATTTCCTGGGCCGACCTGATCGTGCTCACCGGCAACGTCGCGCTGGAATCCATGGGCTTCAAGACCTTCGGTTTTTCCGGCGGTCGTCCCGACGTCTGGGAGCCGGATGAAGACGTCTACTGGGGTTCCGAAAACAAATGGTTGGGCGGCGACACCCGCTACGGCAAACCGGATAAAGCCGCGATGCAAGATCCCGGCGAAGGACAACTGGTGGCCGAACCCGGCAATGAAGAAAGCCGTACCGACCTGGGACGCAATCTGGAGAACCCGCTGGCGGCCGTGCAAATGGGGCTGATCTACGTCAACCCGGAAGGCCCCGAGGGTCAACCGGACCCGGTCGCCGCCGGGGTGGACATCCGAGAAACCTTCGCCCGCATGGCCATGAACGATGAAGAAACCGTGGCGCTGATTGCCGGCGGCCACGCCTTCGGCAAGACCCACGGCGCAGGGCCCGCGGACAATGTCGGCGCCGAGCCTGAAGCCGCTGGCCTGGAACAACAGGGCCTGGGCTGGAAGAACGCATTCGGCACCGGCAAAGGTCCCGATACCATCACCAGTGGCCTGGAAGTGACCTGGACCACCACGCCCACCCGCTGGAGCAACAACTACCTGGAGAACCTGTTCGGGTTTGAGTGGGAGCTGACCAAGAGCCCGGCCGGGGCGCACCAGTGGACACCGAAAAACGGAGCTGGCGCGGGCATCATTCCGGACGCCCACGATCCGGCCAAGCGCCGCAATCCGACCATGCTCACCACCGACCTGGCGCTGCGCTTCGACCCGATCTACGAAAAAATCTCACGGCGCTTCCTGGAAAATCCAGAGCAGTTGTCCGACGCCTTTGCCCGCGCCTGGTTCAAGTTGATCCACCGCGACATGGGCCCGCTCTCGCGCTACCTCGGCCCGGAACTGCCCAACGAAGAGCTGCTCTGGCAGGATCCTATCCCGGCAGTGGATCATACCCTGGTCAACGACAGCGACATCGCGGCCCTCAAGGACAAGCTGTTGGCCTCGGGCCTGTCGGTTTCACAACTGGTGTCCACCGCCTGGGCGGCCGCGTCGAGCTTCCGTGGCTCCGACAAACGCGGCGGCGCCAACGGTGGCCGGCTGCGCCTGGCCCCGCAGAAGGACTGGCCGGCCAACCAGCCGGAACAATTGGCGCCGGTGCTGGCGACGCTCGAAAAGGTCCGGAGCGAATTCAACGGGGCCCAGTCCGGTGGCAAAAAAATCTCCCTGGCGGACCTGATCGTGCTGGCCGGCAGCGCCGGCATCGAACAGGCGGCGAAAAATGCCGGATTCAGCGTGACGGTGCCTTTTTCGCCGGGGCGTATGGACGCCAGCCAGGAGCAGACCGACGTCGAGTCGTTCGGCTTTCTTGAACCCATCGCCGATGGCTTTCGCAACTACCTCAAGGGCAGGTATCGCGTATCCGCCGAGGCACTGCTGATCGACAAGGCGCAACTGCTGACCCTCAGCGCCCCGGAGATGACCGCGCTGATCGGCGGCCTGCGCGTGCTTGATACCAATGTCGGCCAAACCCGGCATGGGGTTTTTACCCAACGGCCAGGGGCGTTGACCAACGACTTCTTCGTCAATCTGCTGGACATGGGCGTGGAATGGAAACCGCTCTCGGACGACCAGCAAACGTTCGAAGCCCGTGACCGCAAGACCGGTCAAGCCAAATGGACCGGCACTCGTGTCGATCTGGTCTTCGGCTCCAACGCTCAACTACGAGCCCTGGCCGAAGTGTATGCCAGCGCCGATGCGCAGGAGCAGTTCGTCAGTGACTTCATCGCGGCATGGGTCAAGGTGATGAACCTGGATCGGTTTGATCTCGGCTGA